A single region of the Vicia villosa cultivar HV-30 ecotype Madison, WI linkage group LG4, Vvil1.0, whole genome shotgun sequence genome encodes:
- the LOC131594650 gene encoding uncharacterized protein LOC131594650, translating to MQKHPYNSMEPRKEEFHSAPQPVLQEHLDGMHANTRPSPSFNVSENKPVHNFSIQTGEEFALEFMRDRVNVNLKKPSFPNVVGDPNYSTGYMEFKGLLGHKGSESGSDVSMLASIEKGPKEFDRRNSALHQERSNYGSGRSIPRTSSTNQDNNRVLHGISSSGSSDSLSRMKILCSFGGRILPRPSDGKLRYVGGETRIISIRKDINWPELMQKISSIYNETRVIKYQLPGEDLDALVSVTSDEDLRNMMEECHDLQRRRGSLKLRMFLFSINDLDDTQFGLGSMDGGDSEVQYVVAINGMNVESRSNSILRFAGSSNDIQELDRQTIDKETKRAVVESYGVGSSSLSGNVNPVLTNQSSQPVLPTSSNAYEAYPFFYEDPIIQQGGTSQYPIHNGPFPSNSSARNLADAPVSLPTFGVANQGITSEGQAMASGELHVQSSLPSRPFEGGLQGNLSEAPVPVAVSEALHPAMPLENKISTAESEVLNPIQISRSGEDDFYPASTDAFSRALVDAESNIIDFSCLEPPPLPNRVYYSERIIPREHADLLNRSAKSDDAYGSHLLMADLLSDLNRMNSVSETSDMFHNENLSNLNTVSNSSAKPVRGDGHAISSKHLPDATSQVNPKLYQLADSDLKPVLSDNKISENETNTSKDSHKILPADETKSTENLAFRRVPSVEHNENLTSKLQDQNLSEAPTREPLDAKSKPSQGDILIDIEDRFPRDFLYDMFSKAVHSEDSANISPLPADRAGLSLKMDNHEPKSWSYFQKLAHEGFDNVSLIDQDNIGFSSAVSKVKEGDSKFNISAPPPADVIVLTGPKESHSNINFGQENQNSLPVITKSEAIVFQPENNHSELKANENKNINAAPVENIRPQESEYQDGNNEARDVAVAPQDISFDDFDISTLQIIMNADLEELRELGSGTFGTVYHGKWRGSDVAIKRIKKSCFSGRSSEQERLTIEFWREADILSKLHHPNVVAFYGVVQDGPGGTMATVTEFMVDGSLRHVLLRKDRYLDRRKRLIIAMDAAFGMEYLHAKNIVHFDLKCDNLLVNLKDPLRPICKVGDFGLSKIKRNTLVTGGVRGTLPWMAPELLNGSSNKVSEKVDVFSFGIVLWEILTGEEPYANMHYGAIIGGIVNNTLRPTIPSYCDLEWRTLMEQCWAPNPAIRPSFTEIARRLRVMSAAAASQTKGQGHKASK from the exons ATGCAGAAACATCCATACAATTCAATGGAGCCTCGAAAGGAGGAATTCCATTCTGCACCGCAACCGGTCCTACAAGAGCATCTGGACGGCATGCATGCCAATACAAGGCCTTCTCCTTCCTTTAACGTGTCGGAGAATAAACCTGTACATAATTTCTCCATACAGACGGGTGAGGAGTTTGCTCTTGAGTTCATGAGGGACAGGGTGAATGTGAATCTCAAGAAGCCTTCGTTTCCGAATGTTGTCGGAGATCCTAATTACTCGACAGGGTATATGGAATTTAAAGGCCTTTTAGGCCATAAAGGATCAGAGAGTGGTTCCGATGTTTCTATGCTTGCAAGTATTGAAAAAGGTCCGAAAGAGTTTGACAGAAGGAATTCTGCTTTACATCAGGAAAGAAGTAATTATGGCTCAGGGCGATCGATTCCTAGAACATCGTCTACTAATCAAGATAACAACCGAGTCCTGCACGGTATTTCTTCTTCTGGATCTTCTGACAGCTTATCGCGGATGAAGATTCTATGCAGTTTTGGTGGTAGAATATTACCGCGGCCGAGTGATGGAAAGCTTAGATACGTCGGGGGTGAAACACGGATCATTAGCATTAGAAAGGACATAAATTGGCCGGAGCTTATGCAGAAAATATCATCAATCTATAATGAGACTCGAGTAATAAAGTATCAGCTCCCCGGAGAAGATCTTGATGCCCTCGTTTCAGTAACGTCTGACGAGGATCTGCGGAATATGATGGAGGAATGTCATGATCTACAAAGAAGAAGAGGATCGTTAAAGCTTCGGATGTTCCTGTTCTCGATAAATGATTTGGATGATACTCAGTTTGGTCTCGGTAGCATGGATGGTGGTGATTCCGAAGTCCAGTATGTAGTTGCTATTAATGGCATGAATGTGGAATCAAGAAGCAACTCTATACTTCGTTTTGCCGGAAGTTCTAATGATATACAGGAATTAGACCGACAAACTATTGACAAGGAAACTAAAAGAGCTGTGGTTGAATCGTATGGTGTCGGCAGTTCTTCCTTGAGTGGAAATGTTAACCCAGTATTGACAAATCAGTCTTCGCAACCAGTGCTACCAACATCCTCAAATGCTTATGAAGCCTATCCATTCTTTTACGAGGATCCGATCATTCAACAAGGAGGAACTAGTCAATATCCAATACATAATGGCCCTTTTCCCTCTAACAGTTCGGCTCGCAATCTAGCAGATGCTCCGGTTTCTTTGCCTACGTTCGGCGTTGCGAACCAAGGAATCACGAGCGAAGGACAAGCAATGGCATCTGGTGAGTTGCATGTACAAAGTTCTCTTCCTTCGCGTCCATTTGAGGGAGGCTTGCAAGGTAATTTATCCGAGGCGCCAGTTCCAGTGGCTGTATCAGAAGCACTTCATCCTGCAATGCCattagaaaacaagatttcaaCTGCGGAATCAGAAGTGCTGAATCCTATACAGATTTCAAGATCCGGTGAAGATGACTTCTATCCTGCGTCCACAGACGCATTCAGTCGTGCTCTTGTCGATGCTGAATCCAATATAATCGATTTTAGTTGCCTTGAACCGCCTCCGCTTCCTAATAGAGTGTATTATTCAGAGAGAATTATTCCCCGGGAACATGCAGATTTGTTGAACCGGTCTGCAAAGTCAGACGATGCATATGGTTCGCACTTACTCATGGCAGATTTACTTTCTGATTTGAACCGTATGAACTCAGTTAGCGAAACCAGTGACATGTTTCACAATGAGAATCTGTCGAATCTGAACACGGTGTCGAACTCATCGGCAAAGCCTGTGCGTGGAGATGGCCATGCCATCAGCAGCAAACATTTGCCTGATGCAACAAGTCAGGTGAACCCAAAGTTATATCAGCTTGCGGATTCAGATTTGAAGCCGGTATTGTCAGATAACAAAATCTCCGAAAATGAGACAAATACCTCCAAAGATAGTCATAAAATTCTTCCAGCTGATGAAACCAAGAGCACTGAGAATCTTGCTTTTCGCCGAGTTCCTTCTGTTGAACATAACGAGAATCTAACATCTAAACTTCAAGATCAAAATTTGTCTGAGGCCCCTACAAGGGAACCTCTTGATGCTAAATCCAAACCTTCTCAGGGTGACATTCTGATTGATATCGAAGACAGGTTTCCACGTGATTTCCTTTATGATATGTTCTCGAAAGCAGTTCATTCTGAAGATTCCGCAAACATTAGTCCATTGCCAGCTGATAGAGCAGGTTTGAGCTTGAAAATGGACAATCATGAGCCTAAAAGTTGGTCATATTTTCAGAAGTTGGCACATGAAGGGTTTGATAATGTTTCTCTAATCGATCAGGACAATATCGGGTTTTCATCAGCTGTAAGCAAAGTAAAAGAAGGAGATAGTAAGTTCAATATTTCCGCTCCTCCACCAGCAGACGTTATTGTTTTGACAGGACCCAAGGAATCTCATTCCAACATAAATTTTGGACAGGAAAATCAGAATTCCTTACCTGTAATTACTAAAAGCGAGGCTATTGTATTTCAACCAGAAAACAACCATTCGGAACTTAAGGCAAATGAAAATAAGAACATCAACGCCGCCCCAGTGGAAAACATTCGGCCACAAGAGTCTGAATATCAG GATGGCAATAATGAGGCAAGAGATGTGGCTGTAGCTCCTCAAGATATTAGTTTTGACGATTTTGACATTAGTACTTTGCAG ATCATAATGAATGCGGACCTTGAAGAGCTGAGAGAACTTGGTTCTGGCACTTTTGGGACTGTGTATCATGGAAAGTGGAGGGGATCAGATGTTGCaattaaaagaataaagaaaagttGTTTCTCCGGCCGGTCTTCAGAACAAGAAAGACTG ACGATAGAGTTCTGGCGAGAAGCTGACATACTTTCTAAGCTTCATCATCCAAATGTGGTGGCATTTTATGGCGTGGTGCAAGATGGACCAGGAGGAACAATGGCAACTGTTACGGAGTTCATGGTGGATGGTTCTTTACGACATGTTTTGTTACGAAAAGATAG ATACCTTGATCGCCGCAAGAGGCTAATAATTGCCATGGATGCAGCATTTGGAATGGAATACTTACATGCAAAAAATATTGTTCATTTTGACTTGAAATGTGACAATTTGCTTGTGAACTTGAAGGATCCTTTACGGCCAATATGCAAG GTTGGCGACTTCGGCCTGTCAAAAATCAAGCGGAATACCCTGGTGACCGGTGGTGTGCGTGGAACTCTACCGTGGATGGCACCAGAGCTGCTGAATGGGAGCAGCAATAAGGTTTCAGAAAAG GTTGATGTATTCTCCTTTGGGATTGTATTATGGGAGATTCTTACTGGTGAGGAGCCATATGCTAATATGCACTATGGTGCAATCATAG GAGGTATTGTGAACAACACACTAAGACCTACCATCCCAAGTTATTGTGATCTAGAATGGAGAACACTAATGGAGCAGTGTTGGGCACCTAACCCGGCAATCAGGCCATCATTTACAGAAATAGCGCGCCGCTTGCGTGTGATGTCTGCTGCAGCAGCTAGTCAGACGAAAGGACAAGGACACAAAGCATCTAAATGA